From the genome of Burkholderia cepacia ATCC 25416:
ATCGATTCGTGCTTCTTTTCGCGCACATACAACGCGACTGGACCGTCCTCGGTGTCGTAGATTTCGAGTAGGAGCCAGCCGTCGCCGGCCGGCGCGCTCGGCGTCCAGAAGCTGCAGTTCGCACTGTTGGATGAGAAGTACTGGTCATACGTGTCGCAATCGACGTCGTTCTCCATATGGATGAACGCGGCTTCGATACCGAACGCAGCGAAGAACGTCTCGTAGTTCACATCCTCGTCGAGGTACGGGACGGCGGGGTGCGACAGCATGCCTTCCTCGTCGCGCACGATCTCGCGCGGCGTGAGAATCGCGCGGCGCAGCCCCTGGAGGTCGGCCGGCATAGCGGCGCGCGGGGTATCGGTGGTGGTCATTGTTCCCGGCCCTCCATGTCGGCAGCGGTGATGACATACTGGCGCACATTGACGACGCTGTAGAACGTCGGCTTCGCGTGCTTCTCGATCCAGCCGGCCAGCAGCGCATCGAGTTCGGCCCTTGCTTCTGGCATGACGTCCGGGTAGCCGTCCGCATATTCGCCGACCTCGTCGTAGGCACGATTGCCCATCGTGTCAATCACGTCGTCCGCATCGCACAGATACTTGATCGAGATGGGTTCAACATCTCCGACGTACACGACGTCGCCGATGGCGAGGTCCTCGTATGTGTCGAGCAGCTCATCGAGCTCGTCACACGTGAAATCCTCGTTGTTGCGGCTCCAGACGACGCGCACATCAGCTGCCTGGCTGTTTTCGGTTTGGGTGGTCATGGGACACTCCTCAGAAGGTTCTCGTGAGATCGCGATCGACGGCTTTACCCAGCGAACGCAGAAGGTTCGCGAGGCTCGCGCGATCGTGGTGGCTGGCGGTTGCCTGCCGCAGCAGGCCGAAATACGAATTCGCGACCGGCATCAGATCGCCGGCTGGTGTCTCGGCGACGCGCCGCAGGGCTTCGTTGCGCGTGCGTTTCCGCGTCTCGCGACGCCATGGCTTGATGACCTGACCGACGAAGTCGATGCCGCGGTCAATCGGCTGGAGGATGGTTTTGCGCGGGTTGATCCGCGCGCCGAGCTGCGTGGGCAGGAACGCGGTGACGTCGGCGAGGATCGCGTTCAAGCGCGCCGGCGACTCGTGCAGGAACACGAAATCGTCGACGTACCGGATGTAGTGCCGCGCGCGGAGCACATGCTTCGCGCGCTGATCGAGAACGTCGAGGTACACGTTCGCGAAGAACTGGCTCGACAGGTTGCCGATCGGAAGGCCAAGGTGCTCGGCTTGTTCCATCAGGCGCTTGTGCGGCGGCACGAGCTCGATCATTGCCGGGTCGCCGTGGTGTTCGAAGTCGGCCCGTGGATCGTGCATCAGCACGCGCTCGGTCAGCGCACGCCAAAACGGCTCGGAGATCTTCGCGAAGAGCAGGTCGAGCAGGATGCGCTTGTCGATGCTGACGAAGAAGTTCGCGAGATCGCACTTCAGGTAGAACGCGCGACGCGACCAGTTCTGCGTGATCGATCGCACCTTCGCTTCGAGGCGCTGCGCGGCGTATAGCGTGCCGCGGCCCTTGATGCAGGCGCATGAATCGGCGATGAAGGACCGCTCGAAGCTCGGGCCGATCCGGTTGTAAAGCAGGTGGTGCACGATGCGATCGCGAAATGCGGCCGCCCAGACTTCGCGCGGCTTCGGTCTCGTGATGACGAAGCATTTCGAGCGGCCGGGTGTGTAACTGCCTTCGGCCAGCTCGTCGTACAGGCGTCGCAGGTTGCGTTCGAGCCGCATTTCGAACGCGAGCGCTGCATTGCTGTTTCGCTTCGTTCGCCGGCAGTCGAGATACGCTTCGACCAGCTCGGCGAACGAAAATGGCCCTCGATCTGCGGACGGCTCGGGCGCGCAACTCGTTGTTCTGGTGGTTGTTGTTCTGGTTGCCATTGTTGAAGTTCTGGTACCACGCCCAGCCGGAGGTATCGTGCGATCTACGTCGCCCGACCGATTTCTCAGTCGGAAAACTGCGCTGGACCTTTCCGCACGCCGGCGGCCGGTTTCCTTATTGCGCATGGCGGTGGCTTTGTGAGCCAGCGGCACGACCAGATTGATATATCGCTCAGCCGCGAAGGCCTTAACCTTAGCGGAGCGGGCGACGGTTTGCGGCGTTCTTCCAGCCGGTGGCCTGCTTCCCGATGCTCGTCGTCTTCTCGACGGCAGCTGCGTAGCCGTCACGTGCGATCAGGCGCTTGTCCATGCTGAGCCGAAGCAGCAGCTCGATCACCTGCAGGCGCTCGAGCAATTCGACGAGGTGGGGTGCCTTGTCGGCCGCGACGTTCGCGCGAAACACCAACACCATGATCTCGATGCACTCCGCGCTGATCTTCTCGCCGATGCTGCGCTTGAAGTCGCGGGGCATGTTCTTGACCAGGTTGGTAACGTCATCGAGCAACCCGTAGGCCGTTCGATATATCGGGAGTTGGTTGTGCAGGGCCACGGTGGGTTAAATGATCAAAAAACTGAAGGGATAAATCTGCGGACGGCTCGGGCGCGCAACTCGTCGTACTGGCGGCTGCCGTACTGGTGGCCATCGCCGAAGTACTGGTACCACGCCCAGCCGGAATTCGATTCATGGCGCTCACCGGACCAGTAATAGGCCGGCTCGAATTCACCCTTCAGGTTGGCGAATAGGAGAGATTGCTCCCGCCGCGTCGGCAGTTCGCCGCCACGTTCGGCGGCCCACGCCTTCGCCGCCTCCCAGTCCAGATCTTCGGCCCCCCCCGGCAGGAGAATCAGGTAGTGGCTCAACGAGCCATCTTCGAGAAGGATCGGCCCGGCGATGCGCTCGCCGGCCGCGAGCGGGATCGTGACGGCGTCGACGTGATACTCGGTCGCGCGCGGCTGCTTCTTGAACTCGTCGATCATCGCGCCGATGCGCGCGTGATCTGCTTCGATCTGTTCGAGCGTGATCGTCATTGCAAGCTCCGATTGTGAATGGATGAAGGGTTAAATCGACAATCTGCGGACGGCCCGGGCGCGCAACTCGTTGCCCTGGTGGTAGCCGTCCTGGTAGCCACCGTTGAAGTGCTGGCACCACGCCCAGCCGGCGAAATCCGGGTCATCGTCCGGCGTGTTCGACCAGTACGCAGCCTTCTCGAACAGGTCGCGGTGCTGCTCGTATGCGATCACGAGCTCGGCGCGCGTCGGCAGGTCTCCACCGCGGCTCTTGGCCCAGTCCATCTGTTCCTGCCACGTCCCGCGATCGTTCTCGCCGGGCAGCAGGATCGTGTGCGTGACGTCGCCATTCCTGTCGACGAAGCCGCCGAGGTAGACCTCGCCGTCGGCGAGCGTGGGAAGCTGGATCTGCATGGTTTCTCCGGAAAAGAGAAGGGCGCCGATTGGCGCCCTTCGAATGCCGCGCGGACCGAGGTATGCCGCGCGGGATAGGCTCTGTTGAATCAGCGGGGCATCCACTGCGTGCCGCGCACGATCCGGCCGACTGGTTCGAGCACGAGCACCTCGGATTCCTTCTCGCTGCGCACGAGTGCGCTGCCGCGACGCTGGGCTTTCTCCAGCGATTCGTGGCGTTGCGGCTTGCAGTTGCGGCCGACCGTGACGAACAGCGGCGCGCGTGTGCCGACCGGGCCGAGCGTCAGCTCGTCGATGCGGGCCTCGAGAGCCGCGGCGTTCGCTCGCCAGGTGTCGGCTTTCTGCTGCGCGGCGTCGCGCTCGGCCGCGAGGCGTTCGACGTCGGCGCGCAGGTCCGCGATGACCCGTGCAACGTCGATGACGCCTGCGTTCGGGTCCAGCGACTTATCGATCAGGCCGACCGATGCCAGCGCCGGCGCGGCTGCGGCCGGCGGCGTGTCGCCAGGCGGCGGGGGCGCCTTCACTGCGCGCGCGAGCCAGTACACGTACTCGTTGCCGCCGCCCGCGCGCTTCTCACGCTCGACCAGCCCATCGCCAAGCATGCGGTTCAACTCCTTCGTCACGTCGAGCTGCGGAAGCCCGGTTCCGGTCGCCACGGCCTTCGCCGTGGCTTCCGACGTATCAGCGAGATACCGCTCGATGTCCTCTCTCACGCTGCCTCCCGTACGGCGCTTGGCGCGGTGGCGCTGACCCGTCCATCCTCGACCCAGAACGCCTCGATGCCTTCGGGTAGCCCAGTGGGTGGCGTTTTCAGGCTCATGAACACGAGCGCCATGTCGACCTGGTCGGTGTATGCGAGGTCGTCGAGCCAGTACAGCAGCCGGTCACGCTCCGGCCCGACCAGCACATCGGCGCGATCAAGGACGAGCAGTTTCAGGCCCGAGAAGTGGCTGATCGCTGCGGCGATGTGCGCGTCGGCGCGCCAGCGTTCCGATTCCGACAGTAAGGCGTACGCACGACCGTTCGCGAGGATCTCCATTTCCGGCGTGATCGTGACGTCGGCCCATTCAGACAGCTCGGCGAGCGCGGTCAAGCGCTCATTCATCGGGGTCAGCGCTTCGCGCAGTAGGTCGGCCGGAATTCCGTTCGGCGCCAGCGCGTCGGCGATTGCTTCCCAGACGGCCACGTCCTGATACAGCGCGAAAGCCTTACCCGTGATCTCGATTGCGGCGGCGGCGCGGCGCTCGGCGTCGCATGCGGCCGCGATGTCCGTATCGAGCTGCGTGCGGCGTTGCATCAGCGCGCCGAGCTCGCGGCGCGCCGCGTCGATCGCCTCGCCCGATGAGTCGCCAGCGCCGGCAGTCGCTTCGTTCTCCAGGTCCTTCAGCTGCTTCGCCGCCGCGTCAGCGGCTTCAAGTTCCGCGCGGCGATTGCGGGCGGCGTTCTGCAGCACCGTGAGGCTGCGCTCGTACTCGGGCAGTTTCGCGATCGCTTCATCATCGCGCGCGCCGGCTGCGGCGGCGGCCGTGAGCGCGCCATGCAGGAAACGCAGCAGCGCGCCGCATTCCGGGCAGCTGCATTCCGTGCCGGCCGGCACGGCGCCGGCGCGCACGCGCATTGCATCGACCTGCGGCTGGAACTC
Proteins encoded in this window:
- a CDS encoding four helix bundle protein is translated as MALHNQLPIYRTAYGLLDDVTNLVKNMPRDFKRSIGEKISAECIEIMVLVFRANVAADKAPHLVELLERLQVIELLLRLSMDKRLIARDGYAAAVEKTTSIGKQATGWKNAANRRPLR
- a CDS encoding DUF1566 domain-containing protein, which codes for MTITLEQIEADHARIGAMIDEFKKQPRATEYHVDAVTIPLAAGERIAGPILLEDGSLSHYLILLPGGAEDLDWEAAKAWAAERGGELPTRREQSLLFANLKGEFEPAYYWSGERHESNSGWAWYQYFGDGHQYGSRQYDELRARAVRRFIPSVF
- a CDS encoding DUF1566 domain-containing protein, coding for MQIQLPTLADGEVYLGGFVDRNGDVTHTILLPGENDRGTWQEQMDWAKSRGGDLPTRAELVIAYEQHRDLFEKAAYWSNTPDDDPDFAGWAWCQHFNGGYQDGYHQGNELRARAVRRLSI
- a CDS encoding AAA family ATPase — its product is MKITDIYVSKVLGIHAADLRLSKPVALFAGPNGAGKSSLQEAVRMALTGDTVRVALKKEYGSLVTEGSDAGQIVVACGEQANSVMLPSGKLKRELAEDPRLPLVLDAQRFAQLDAAARRAFLYELMGVKIGAQEIRSRLVDKLTSPARVIRLAVDAQLEAITPMLRAGFEAAQKEAADRARGAKQAWRATTGETYGSQKAADWRPAPVNFDTAALRKLEGERASLDGDVGELQRQIGAAEAGEAAARARASKIAALRDKASGYAKAAELAQLADDQLAEFQPQVDAMRVRAGAVPAGTECSCPECGALLRFLHGALTAAAAAGARDDEAIAKLPEYERSLTVLQNAARNRRAELEAADAAAKQLKDLENEATAGAGDSSGEAIDAARRELGALMQRRTQLDTDIAAACDAERRAAAAIEITGKAFALYQDVAVWEAIADALAPNGIPADLLREALTPMNERLTALAELSEWADVTITPEMEILANGRAYALLSESERWRADAHIAAAISHFSGLKLLVLDRADVLVGPERDRLLYWLDDLAYTDQVDMALVFMSLKTPPTGLPEGIEAFWVEDGRVSATAPSAVREAA